In a genomic window of Anoxybacter fermentans:
- a CDS encoding phenylacetate--CoA ligase family protein, with the protein MNYFSLVFKAWKLSRNFYKSREEIIKIREYGFRKLLKYAYNNSKFYRDYYSSHGIRKKDLDEIPISELPPIDKKIFIENFDQLTTREELNRKDIEKFLKKSCYQDEKYLNQYTVVHSSGSTGQPTYFIYDKPAWETVLAAGFRACKGEFEIKDIMKIGVLDGIRVAYIAATEGRFGGVMAANAGIKGFGFEPLLVNINMPLNKWVDKIQDFQPNVIIGYPSGVQILCDLISEGKIHVNVIRVITGGEPLTKPLRNYIESVLKSEVFDIYGASESIILGLGRRDYHGLYLFDDINYMELDKDCTYLTPLYNFAQPLIRYRLSDKLKGKKRNKNEILPYTKIEKIVGRNEEIMWFKNEDGKEDFIHPLIVDEIEVKGLEKYQFVQLSSHEFKIRVVLQKSVNKELLEKEIRKQMDDILKEKNLTNLNYWIEEVQEIPINPATGKSKMVIKEMES; encoded by the coding sequence ATGAATTACTTTAGTTTAGTTTTCAAGGCCTGGAAATTGAGCAGAAATTTTTACAAATCAAGAGAAGAGATTATTAAAATCAGGGAATATGGTTTTAGAAAATTGTTAAAGTATGCTTACAACAACTCAAAATTTTATCGGGACTACTATTCCAGTCATGGAATAAGAAAAAAGGATCTTGATGAGATTCCTATCTCCGAGTTACCTCCTATTGATAAAAAAATTTTTATTGAAAATTTTGATCAACTAACTACTAGGGAAGAACTAAATCGAAAAGATATCGAGAAATTTCTTAAAAAGTCCTGCTATCAAGATGAAAAATATTTAAATCAATATACTGTAGTTCATTCTTCTGGTAGTACAGGACAACCCACATATTTTATCTATGATAAACCAGCCTGGGAGACTGTTCTGGCTGCCGGTTTTAGAGCCTGTAAAGGTGAGTTTGAAATTAAAGATATCATGAAGATTGGAGTTTTAGATGGTATCAGAGTAGCTTATATTGCTGCTACAGAGGGTAGATTTGGCGGAGTCATGGCTGCCAATGCCGGTATTAAAGGTTTTGGCTTTGAACCTCTTTTGGTCAATATTAACATGCCCCTTAATAAGTGGGTAGATAAGATTCAGGATTTTCAACCAAATGTAATTATCGGCTATCCCTCGGGAGTACAGATTCTCTGTGATTTAATTAGTGAGGGAAAAATTCATGTTAATGTTATCAGAGTAATTACTGGGGGCGAGCCCCTTACTAAACCATTGAGAAATTATATTGAGTCAGTTTTAAAGAGTGAAGTTTTTGATATTTACGGGGCCAGTGAATCCATAATTTTGGGATTAGGAAGAAGAGATTATCACGGACTTTATCTTTTTGATGATATTAATTACATGGAATTAGATAAGGATTGTACTTATCTTACTCCTCTATATAATTTTGCTCAGCCATTGATTAGATATCGGCTATCAGATAAATTAAAAGGTAAAAAAAGGAATAAAAATGAAATCTTACCCTATACTAAAATAGAAAAGATAGTGGGACGAAATGAGGAAATAATGTGGTTTAAGAATGAAGATGGAAAAGAAGATTTTATTCATCCCCTAATTGTTGATGAAATTGAAGTAAAAGGATTGGAAAAATATCAGTTTGTTCAACTTTCATCCCATGAATTTAAGATCAGGGTGGTGTTACAAAAAAGTGTAAATAAAGAACTACTTGAAAAAGAAATTAGAAAGCAGATGGATGATATTCTTAAGGAAAAAAATTTAACCAATTTAAACTATTGGATTGAGGAAGTACAGGAAATTCCGATTAATCCTGCTACAGGTAAGAGTAAAATGGTGATTAAGGAGATGGAAAGTTAG
- a CDS encoding DDE-type integrase/transposase/recombinase codes for MAPLISKLPLPLSGIVAIDETYVKVKGKWHYLFTAIDDKHDFVISQHLSKHRDAKAALTILQRIIKQYDGKKFTLITDKAPIYEVAVHTAKVFLNANIDHHQIKGLFPYGIVDYSNEAYRPYKNIVKRFFGIYKSHYKRHKSFSSFEGAISHTILYQLYFNYLKPHDSFGGKPPLQITDFTGRIIENWAQLIR; via the coding sequence TTGGCACCCTTGATTTCAAAACTACCTTTACCTTTATCTGGTATTGTCGCTATCGATGAAACCTATGTCAAAGTTAAAGGCAAATGGCACTACTTATTTACAGCCATCGATGATAAACATGATTTTGTCATCTCTCAGCATCTTTCTAAACATCGTGATGCTAAAGCTGCCCTTACAATTCTACAAAGGATCATCAAACAATACGACGGTAAAAAATTCACTCTAATAACCGATAAAGCTCCAATCTATGAAGTTGCTGTACATACTGCTAAAGTATTTCTAAATGCCAATATCGATCACCACCAGATTAAAGGGCTTTTTCCCTATGGAATAGTCGATTACAGCAATGAAGCTTATCGGCCTTACAAAAACATAGTAAAACGCTTCTTTGGAATTTATAAATCACATTATAAACGACATAAAAGCTTCAGTTCTTTCGAAGGCGCTATCTCTCATACAATACTGTATCAGTTGTATTTCAACTACTTAAAACCCCATGATTCATTTGGGGGTAAACCACCTTTGCAGATTACAGACTTCACTGGTCGAATAATTGAAAACTGGGCACAACTCATCAGATAA